A part of Desulfomicrobium baculatum DSM 4028 genomic DNA contains:
- a CDS encoding SEL1-like repeat protein: MKRWLALLFFMLVLPHPALASEPAYDTLPPELVRLRDEGRLTVRALWAWKLVPPSTAEIAMEFRALGLDLISADRAQLATWKEQAGEGQLALSEAQRDVLGQLISRMDEGLSSGEQPASGTSVVQDPPVVDADVKGETPDLGEMIGKLGAQADGGDPGAKVSLALAVRTGVDGPPDPIRSVALLEDAAAAGDADAMALLADEYESGLWVPQDAEKAGQLRRKAAEAGSQLGQWGLE, encoded by the coding sequence ATGAAACGTTGGCTCGCTCTTCTTTTTTTCATGCTGGTTCTGCCACACCCGGCTCTTGCCTCCGAACCGGCCTATGACACGCTTCCGCCCGAGCTGGTCAGGCTGCGGGACGAAGGGCGGCTCACAGTCAGGGCCCTGTGGGCCTGGAAGCTGGTCCCTCCGTCCACTGCGGAAATAGCCATGGAGTTCCGCGCCCTGGGCCTGGACCTCATTTCCGCCGACAGGGCGCAACTTGCAACCTGGAAGGAGCAGGCAGGTGAGGGACAGCTTGCTCTGAGCGAAGCCCAGCGTGATGTTCTGGGACAGCTTATCAGCCGCATGGACGAAGGTTTGTCCTCGGGCGAGCAGCCCGCTTCAGGGACGTCCGTTGTCCAGGATCCTCCCGTTGTCGATGCCGACGTCAAAGGGGAAACTCCGGACCTTGGCGAAATGATCGGGAAGCTTGGCGCTCAGGCCGACGGCGGTGATCCCGGGGCGAAGGTCAGCCTGGCCCTTGCGGTCAGGACTGGCGTTGACGGACCGCCTGATCCGATTCGGTCCGTGGCCCTTCTTGAGGACGCTGCGGCAGCGGGTGATGCCGATGCCATGGCGCTTTTGGCTGATGAATACGAATCCGGCCTGTGGGTGCCCCAGGATGCGGAAAAGGCGGGGCAGCTGCGTCGCAAAGCCGCGGAAGCAGGATCACAACTGGGGCAGTGGGGGCTCGAATGA
- a CDS encoding S41 family peptidase, whose translation MRIASFWMLAVLMALPVPAGAQSAPLEEIRRILLNEALVPPNHAELEKLDEAGLPAFLERFDPYARYFPAREYQSPMTGREAWIGIGAELIVRGEDIFLSVYRGGAADKAGVPDRSRLLEVDGESVAGRDAQSVASLLKGGEDTVVRLTLARPGGKSFDIRVVREAFKPLDVEPVPPGDRQVLRVREFVGGMTKPALQATIDFLARKGAGPAGLLVIDLRDAGGGDLYEAFDMAGMFLPAGTLLGTIQGRGEDARPVRAPSGEKYSMPLALIVGPDTASSAEIFAGALHQQGRALLVGQRTYGKCSSQTDARLSDGSVLRYTNRDVLLPDGSSCSGAGLMPDREVSGAELMDLAGLVQVVDSVLAGK comes from the coding sequence GTGAGGATTGCGTCCTTCTGGATGCTGGCCGTGCTGATGGCCTTGCCGGTCCCTGCGGGGGCGCAGTCCGCGCCCCTGGAGGAGATCCGCAGGATTCTGCTGAACGAGGCTCTGGTTCCCCCGAATCATGCGGAACTGGAAAAATTGGACGAAGCCGGACTGCCCGCCTTTCTGGAACGGTTCGATCCGTATGCGCGCTATTTCCCGGCGCGGGAATATCAGTCCCCCATGACCGGACGCGAGGCCTGGATCGGCATCGGCGCGGAGCTGATCGTGCGCGGCGAGGATATTTTCCTCTCCGTCTATCGGGGCGGAGCGGCGGACAAGGCTGGGGTGCCCGACCGGTCCAGGCTGCTTGAAGTCGACGGCGAGAGCGTGGCCGGGCGTGATGCCCAGAGCGTGGCGTCTTTGCTCAAAGGAGGGGAAGACACTGTCGTGCGCCTGACTCTGGCCCGGCCAGGCGGGAAGAGCTTTGACATCCGGGTCGTGCGCGAGGCCTTCAAGCCCCTGGACGTGGAGCCTGTGCCGCCGGGGGACCGGCAGGTGTTGCGTGTCCGCGAGTTTGTCGGAGGCATGACCAAACCCGCATTGCAAGCCACCATTGATTTCCTGGCGCGAAAGGGCGCGGGGCCAGCTGGGCTGCTGGTCATCGATCTGCGCGACGCGGGCGGCGGCGATCTGTACGAAGCCTTCGACATGGCGGGCATGTTTCTGCCTGCCGGGACCCTTCTGGGCACGATCCAGGGCCGGGGCGAGGATGCTCGCCCAGTGCGGGCCCCGTCCGGGGAGAAGTACTCCATGCCTCTGGCGCTTATTGTTGGCCCGGATACGGCCAGTTCGGCCGAGATCTTCGCCGGGGCCCTGCACCAGCAGGGCCGGGCCCTGCTCGTGGGCCAGCGCACCTACGGCAAATGCAGCTCCCAGACCGACGCCCGCCTGTCCGACGGCTCGGTGCTGCGCTACACCAACCGAGACGTCCTGCTTCCGGATGGCAGCTCCTGCTCCGGCGCGGGCCTCATGCCGGACAGGGAAGTGTCCGGCGCCGAGCTTATGGATCTGGCGGGGCTGGTGCAGGTGGTGGATAGCGTTCTGGCCGGCAAGTGA
- a CDS encoding YMGG-like glycine zipper-containing protein, translated as MKKIVNVLVVVLLVFALLPGCATMTDKNRTQAEGTGVGAVLGGLLGYAVGGGKGAAIGAAAGAGLGFLVGNEIAKRKQAYATTEEFLDAEISTTQEYNKTAIAYNAQLSKDVATLEKQSKTLRAQYDKGTVDKKVLAAKSDELQKKIDASKKLENTLAKELDVQTAILADEKKTRPAGDQYVARLEKEVGTLQKNLDKLRDGSTQLAQIDQRLSV; from the coding sequence ATGAAAAAGATTGTGAACGTGCTCGTCGTGGTGCTTCTGGTCTTTGCTCTGTTGCCCGGATGCGCGACCATGACCGACAAGAACCGCACCCAGGCCGAAGGGACGGGCGTGGGCGCGGTGCTGGGCGGCCTGCTCGGTTATGCCGTGGGTGGGGGCAAGGGTGCGGCCATCGGAGCCGCGGCCGGCGCGGGCCTGGGTTTTCTTGTCGGCAACGAGATCGCAAAGCGCAAGCAGGCCTACGCCACTACGGAGGAGTTCCTCGACGCGGAAATCTCCACCACGCAGGAGTACAACAAGACCGCCATCGCCTACAACGCGCAGCTCTCCAAGGACGTGGCCACGCTGGAAAAGCAGTCCAAGACCCTGCGCGCCCAGTATGACAAGGGCACGGTGGACAAGAAGGTTCTGGCGGCCAAGAGCGACGAACTGCAGAAGAAGATCGACGCCAGCAAGAAGCTTGAAAATACGCTGGCCAAGGAGCTTGACGTCCAGACCGCCATCCTGGCCGACGAGAAAAAGACCCGCCCTGCCGGCGACCAGTACGTCGCTCGCCTGGAAAAGGAAGTCGGCACGCTGCAGAAGAACCTGGACAAGCTGCGTGACGGCAGCACCCAGTTGGCTCAGATCGACCAGAGGCTGAGCGTATGA
- a CDS encoding formylglycine-generating enzyme family protein, with translation MNNDGVRRDRKFSAMILSLSFVAAWVFCLAFSTTAALAEAPPQTPYNPKPAEGDLILPMPGDAEMVFRRVPVPGSGFWGDQSRIIQIGDASGGIFEGLQRTQISGSFPSGKDEAWELVMAKYELTRGQYVAVMGMDALLAASGDPEDQKLPTLKGRELRDALMLPLAYVSHGDVLEFLRRYNQWLFDPAHPERVAAMPRVDEAPGFMRLPTEDEWEYCARGGLASIQAGAFDKALPFAAAEANEFAWHLGNAKHQLRPVGLRNADANGFHDLFGNAQEMTSGLFRPEIWQGKPGGVAVRGGSVSTPAADLRSALRAELDVYAWNVDEKKVEERKSFNTGARLAIGANVVVTSAQRARIEKEYEAYKADLRKTMPVGRTLDNLVSQASVQIGAADPIIERLIKDNPALKEPLGAVQSTLDKARERLELAQRESARSLAQDAARNGVNLSVYLSRLERLTDTLALAKELAETSTRYQEQVAAVEKSMAELKTALGEQMQGYKDKIGTLGEYEKAYIDFAFTELEAREMTKRERLVMKLLKGHAQNYAEQRRADTELWLEEFRKGFAEFSDS, from the coding sequence GTGAACAATGATGGCGTGAGGCGCGACCGGAAATTTTCGGCCATGATTTTATCCCTGTCTTTCGTGGCGGCGTGGGTGTTTTGTCTCGCGTTTTCGACCACGGCGGCCCTGGCCGAAGCGCCGCCGCAGACCCCGTACAATCCCAAACCGGCCGAAGGCGACCTGATCCTGCCCATGCCGGGCGACGCCGAGATGGTTTTTCGCAGGGTGCCGGTGCCGGGCAGCGGGTTCTGGGGCGACCAGAGTCGCATCATTCAGATCGGCGACGCTTCGGGGGGCATCTTCGAGGGACTGCAGCGCACTCAGATCAGCGGCTCCTTTCCGTCCGGCAAGGATGAGGCATGGGAGCTGGTCATGGCCAAGTACGAGCTGACCCGTGGCCAGTATGTCGCGGTCATGGGCATGGACGCCCTGCTGGCCGCCAGCGGTGACCCGGAGGACCAAAAGCTGCCGACCCTGAAGGGCCGCGAGCTGCGCGACGCGCTGATGCTCCCGTTGGCCTATGTCAGCCATGGGGACGTGCTTGAATTCCTCCGCCGCTACAACCAGTGGCTCTTCGATCCTGCCCACCCGGAACGTGTGGCGGCCATGCCACGTGTGGACGAGGCCCCCGGATTCATGCGTCTGCCCACGGAGGATGAGTGGGAATACTGCGCCCGGGGCGGCCTCGCGTCCATCCAGGCCGGGGCCTTCGACAAAGCCCTGCCGTTTGCTGCGGCCGAGGCCAACGAGTTCGCGTGGCATCTGGGCAACGCCAAGCACCAACTGCGGCCGGTTGGGCTGCGCAATGCGGACGCAAACGGCTTTCATGACCTCTTCGGCAACGCCCAGGAGATGACCTCGGGTCTGTTCCGGCCGGAGATCTGGCAGGGTAAGCCCGGTGGCGTGGCCGTGCGCGGCGGGAGCGTCTCCACCCCGGCTGCGGACCTGCGCAGCGCGCTCAGGGCGGAGCTCGACGTCTACGCCTGGAACGTGGACGAGAAGAAGGTCGAGGAGCGCAAGTCCTTCAACACCGGGGCGCGCCTGGCCATCGGGGCCAACGTGGTCGTGACCTCGGCCCAGCGCGCCCGCATCGAGAAAGAGTACGAGGCCTACAAGGCCGACCTGCGCAAGACCATGCCCGTGGGGCGCACCCTGGATAACCTGGTCAGCCAGGCTTCGGTCCAGATCGGCGCGGCCGACCCCATCATCGAGCGTCTGATCAAGGACAATCCGGCCCTCAAAGAGCCCCTGGGGGCGGTTCAGTCCACCCTGGACAAGGCCAGAGAGCGCCTTGAACTGGCCCAGCGCGAGAGCGCGCGCAGCCTGGCCCAGGACGCGGCCCGCAACGGGGTCAACCTGTCGGTCTATCTGTCCCGCTTGGAGCGGCTGACGGACACTCTGGCCCTGGCCAAGGAACTTGCCGAGACGTCGACGCGCTACCAGGAGCAGGTCGCGGCGGTGGAGAAGTCCATGGCTGAGCTTAAGACGGCGCTGGGCGAGCAGATGCAGGGCTACAAGGACAAGATCGGGACCCTTGGCGAGTACGAAAAGGCCTACATCGACTTCGCCTTCACGGAGCTTGAGGCCCGGGAAATGACCAAACGCGAACGCCTGGTCATGAAGCTGCTCAAAGGGCACGCCCAGAACTACGCCGAGCAGCGCCGGGCCGACACCGAACTTTGGCTGGAGGAATTTCGCAAGGGCTTTGCCGAATTTTCAGATTCATAA
- a CDS encoding ABC transporter permease: MTPARPLKLIPALAALHLRHEWILTLCLIIALAAVISPLLVLLGLKHGTIQTLRERLVEDPVFREIRPSQTREFKPEWFKDMATWPGIGFLTPTILPLSSVISMVRGETDKTELFDLIPTAPGDPLLLENGGIVPADGEAVLTAEAARQLGLSAGGEAVARVTRSRGGRTENVEVRLRVAAVLDARAGSLARVYAPLSFVLDVEAYKEGYAAPARGWAGDTPEPYASFDGAVLVLPEPLPPISRSGLVINTGFGRIADISPDGVRDLLGFSPPPDLAVYNLLSPGASITASNLRAIDQKLRGYTRVLLPYVLDVVVKRGDQELRLVGLSIDEEQARLLGLSPTPWGGYTGRLPERILSVQWPAVQNVPAADKTAVRSLGAAELEFDLHQAGETALEYPVVPVELLGVLRTATQRAVAFDRAAERFEMARGGYRGFRLYARSIDAVPGLYHRLKKQGIEVMAEVEAIERIQVLDRGLTRLFWLIALLGVFGGTAVLVSSLYAAVERRRRDLGVLRLLGFARRHVFFFPIVQGLMIAALGLAAGFGGYGVLAATINHAFASELAPGEAFCVLPGAYVPVFCIVTLALAALASLAAAWRATCIDPAEVIREQ; this comes from the coding sequence ATGACCCCGGCCCGGCCCCTAAAGCTCATCCCCGCCCTCGCCGCCCTGCACCTGCGCCACGAGTGGATTCTGACTCTTTGCCTAATCATTGCCCTGGCGGCGGTGATCTCCCCCCTGCTTGTCCTGCTCGGCCTTAAACACGGCACCATCCAGACCCTGCGCGAGCGCCTGGTGGAAGACCCGGTTTTTCGCGAGATCCGGCCGTCGCAAACCAGAGAGTTCAAGCCCGAGTGGTTCAAGGACATGGCAACCTGGCCCGGCATCGGCTTTCTGACCCCGACCATCCTGCCCCTGTCCTCGGTCATCAGCATGGTGCGCGGCGAAACGGACAAAACCGAACTCTTCGATCTCATTCCGACCGCTCCCGGCGATCCGCTGCTGCTTGAAAACGGTGGAATCGTGCCCGCCGACGGCGAGGCCGTGCTCACGGCCGAGGCTGCCAGGCAACTGGGGTTAAGCGCCGGAGGCGAGGCCGTGGCGCGGGTGACGCGATCCCGGGGCGGACGCACCGAGAACGTGGAGGTCAGGCTGCGGGTCGCGGCCGTGCTCGATGCGCGGGCCGGGTCTTTGGCGCGGGTCTATGCGCCGCTTTCGTTCGTGCTCGACGTGGAGGCCTACAAGGAAGGGTACGCGGCCCCGGCGCGGGGCTGGGCCGGCGACACGCCGGAGCCTTACGCGAGCTTCGACGGAGCCGTGCTTGTGCTGCCCGAACCGCTGCCTCCCATCAGCAGATCCGGCCTGGTCATCAACACCGGCTTTGGCCGCATCGCGGACATCTCGCCGGACGGGGTCAGAGACCTGCTCGGTTTTTCGCCGCCGCCGGATCTTGCGGTCTACAACCTGCTTTCCCCAGGCGCGTCCATCACCGCGTCCAACCTGCGGGCCATCGATCAGAAGTTGCGCGGGTACACCCGCGTGCTGCTGCCGTATGTCCTGGATGTCGTGGTCAAGCGGGGGGATCAGGAGTTGCGCCTGGTGGGCCTGTCCATAGACGAGGAGCAGGCACGGCTGCTCGGGCTTTCGCCAACGCCGTGGGGCGGATACACCGGCAGGCTGCCCGAGCGCATTCTGAGCGTGCAGTGGCCTGCGGTCCAGAACGTGCCCGCCGCAGATAAAACAGCGGTGCGCAGCCTTGGGGCGGCCGAACTGGAATTCGACCTGCATCAGGCCGGTGAGACCGCGCTTGAGTATCCGGTGGTGCCGGTGGAGCTTCTGGGGGTGCTGCGCACCGCCACGCAGCGCGCCGTGGCCTTCGACCGCGCGGCGGAACGCTTCGAGATGGCGCGCGGCGGGTATCGGGGCTTTCGCCTCTATGCGCGCAGCATCGACGCTGTGCCTGGCCTGTACCACAGACTCAAAAAACAGGGCATCGAGGTCATGGCCGAAGTCGAGGCCATCGAGCGCATCCAGGTATTGGACCGGGGCCTGACCCGCCTCTTCTGGCTCATCGCGCTGCTGGGAGTTTTCGGCGGCACGGCCGTGCTGGTGTCCAGCCTGTACGCGGCCGTGGAGCGGCGCAGGCGCGATCTGGGGGTGCTCCGGCTCCTGGGTTTTGCGCGTAGGCATGTCTTTTTCTTCCCCATTGTGCAGGGGCTCATGATTGCCGCACTGGGTCTGGCCGCCGGATTCGGCGGCTACGGAGTCCTGGCCGCGACCATCAACCATGCCTTTGCCTCGGAGCTTGCCCCGGGCGAGGCTTTTTGCGTTCTGCCGGGAGCCTATGTTCCGGTTTTCTGTATCGTAACCCTCGCCCTGGCGGCTCTGGCCTCTCTGGCAGCCGCGTGGCGGGCGACATGCATCGATCCTGCGGAGGTCATTCGTGAACAATGA
- a CDS encoding ABC transporter ATP-binding protein — MVEAVAPMVRLEGLVKTRSQSESVFELRVPEFTVRPGQMVAVIGESGCGKSTLLDTLALVMAPTRVGRFEITSESQSACDVAALWARDDEDALSALRRDLFGYVLQTGGLLPFLSVRQNICLPARIKGGDIAPSRLDALADRLGVAGCLDRMPVALSIGQRQRVAILRALAHQPRLVLADEPTAAVDKARARAIMDDMHRLARDESVAVVVVTHDVDLVMDRADVAYTFDTQQVSEHVTSSLCRPVNGSGS; from the coding sequence ATGGTTGAAGCGGTCGCGCCCATGGTCCGGTTGGAGGGGCTCGTCAAGACGCGTTCCCAGAGCGAGAGCGTCTTCGAGTTGCGCGTGCCGGAGTTTACGGTCCGGCCCGGTCAGATGGTCGCGGTCATCGGCGAGAGCGGCTGCGGCAAGAGCACGCTGCTTGATACGCTCGCCCTGGTCATGGCTCCGACCCGGGTCGGGCGTTTTGAGATCACTTCCGAATCGCAAAGCGCTTGCGATGTCGCGGCCCTGTGGGCCCGGGACGACGAAGATGCCCTGTCCGCCCTGCGCCGCGACCTGTTCGGCTATGTTCTGCAGACCGGCGGCCTGCTCCCTTTTTTGAGCGTGCGGCAGAACATCTGCCTGCCGGCGCGGATCAAGGGCGGCGACATCGCTCCGTCCAGGCTGGACGCCCTGGCCGATCGCCTCGGAGTGGCCGGTTGCCTGGACCGGATGCCCGTAGCCCTGTCCATCGGGCAGCGCCAGCGGGTGGCCATCCTGCGGGCCCTGGCGCATCAGCCGCGCCTGGTGCTGGCCGACGAGCCCACGGCGGCCGTGGACAAGGCCCGGGCGCGCGCCATCATGGACGACATGCACCGCCTGGCCCGGGACGAGTCCGTGGCCGTGGTGGTGGTGACCCATGACGTGGACCTGGTCATGGACCGTGCCGACGTGGCCTACACCTTCGATACGCAGCAGGTCTCCGAGCATGTCACCAGCTCGCTCTGCCGGCCGGTCAACGGGAGCGGGTCATGA
- a CDS encoding vWA domain-containing protein — protein MFRYLAAARRILSLGTVLCLTAFVGLGYAALADLEGTQGHAPTDSLSALEGDAGHAGAAAPDDGIVCQPGAPCLEAATQLPLRILPRPFSAMYREAVASEDGIVQANVPAFKPLYVFDRQGLDLSQAADPRGWYQVGPSKSEPVGWMQAKDVLEWRQALLVSYTHPGNPLEGRRPVLMFNDRAALEAVVDDMDMAGKAKGIYAAIDGGNIPDSVVSMEPQRFVDITRQFYVLPILQWSQTRIDGDDVRLLQLAAAVPNSRGADTLASPDYLEQAQVGRAAGGAVMRDVKTDVVFVIDTSRSMQPFIDMTREAVAGMTKKISAETADRYRFGLVVFRDSLEAAPQLEYVTRNLTPELVPGEQLVDLLEKEGGATAVGSVDYAEEAFAGVDEALRSKWREGALRFVIFIGDASSHPKGHPQNTSGKDETDLRREYDDAQVHLFAIHLQDPRAAEDHPRALAQFSHLSRVRGDAESSAIKEVNAFEEQQYRDLVEHLTGRINALLGQTMGGSAGADPAGAAPLEEFDKLWEAALIEYVGKEATPPKDIVAWTLDRDLINPADRALDVRVLVTREQLSSLAQSLDQVVQALMRAQVTQGQFFEALQSVSGQAMKRPDDIGGAATLAESGLLPAFIQSLPYKSDILSLTDDMFASMTAEQRSQLEWSVLAKLDQYRTINEQVDAWFRLNDTDPDQDLVYPLHLDYLP, from the coding sequence ATGTTTCGTTATCTTGCGGCGGCACGGAGAATTCTCTCGCTGGGCACGGTACTGTGCCTGACGGCATTCGTCGGACTAGGTTACGCGGCCCTTGCTGATCTCGAAGGCACGCAAGGGCACGCACCGACGGACTCCCTTTCCGCCCTGGAAGGAGATGCCGGGCATGCCGGGGCCGCCGCTCCTGATGACGGAATAGTCTGCCAGCCCGGGGCTCCGTGCCTGGAAGCGGCCACGCAACTGCCGCTGCGTATTCTGCCCCGTCCCTTTTCCGCCATGTACCGCGAGGCGGTGGCCAGCGAGGACGGCATCGTCCAGGCCAATGTTCCCGCCTTCAAACCCCTTTATGTCTTTGACCGCCAGGGCCTTGATCTGAGCCAGGCTGCTGATCCGCGTGGCTGGTACCAGGTCGGTCCCTCCAAGTCCGAGCCCGTGGGCTGGATGCAGGCCAAGGATGTGCTCGAATGGCGGCAGGCCCTGCTCGTCTCCTACACCCATCCCGGCAACCCCCTTGAAGGGCGCAGGCCCGTGCTCATGTTCAACGACCGCGCCGCCCTGGAAGCCGTGGTCGACGACATGGACATGGCCGGTAAGGCCAAGGGCATCTACGCGGCCATCGACGGCGGCAACATCCCGGACAGCGTGGTCAGCATGGAGCCGCAGCGTTTTGTCGACATCACCCGCCAATTTTACGTGCTGCCCATCCTGCAGTGGTCGCAGACCAGGATCGACGGCGATGACGTCCGCCTCCTGCAGCTTGCTGCCGCCGTGCCGAACAGCCGCGGGGCCGACACCCTCGCAAGCCCGGACTATCTGGAGCAGGCTCAGGTGGGCCGTGCGGCGGGCGGGGCGGTCATGCGCGACGTGAAGACCGATGTGGTTTTCGTCATCGACACCAGCCGCAGCATGCAGCCCTTCATCGACATGACCCGCGAGGCCGTGGCCGGGATGACCAAAAAAATCAGCGCCGAAACCGCCGATCGCTACCGTTTCGGTCTGGTGGTCTTCCGGGATTCCCTGGAAGCCGCGCCGCAGCTTGAATACGTGACCCGCAACCTCACCCCCGAGCTGGTCCCGGGCGAACAGCTCGTCGATCTGCTGGAAAAGGAAGGCGGGGCCACGGCCGTCGGTAGCGTGGACTATGCGGAAGAGGCCTTTGCCGGCGTGGACGAGGCCCTGCGCTCCAAATGGCGCGAAGGGGCGCTGCGCTTCGTCATCTTCATCGGTGACGCCAGTTCGCATCCCAAGGGCCATCCCCAGAACACCAGCGGCAAGGACGAAACCGATCTGCGCCGCGAATACGACGACGCCCAGGTGCACCTTTTCGCCATCCATCTGCAGGATCCCCGCGCGGCCGAGGATCATCCCCGCGCCCTGGCCCAGTTTTCCCACCTCTCGCGCGTGCGCGGCGATGCCGAGAGTTCCGCCATCAAAGAGGTCAACGCTTTCGAGGAGCAGCAGTACCGCGATCTGGTCGAGCATCTGACCGGCCGCATCAATGCCCTGCTGGGCCAAACCATGGGCGGTTCCGCCGGCGCCGATCCGGCGGGCGCGGCTCCGCTTGAGGAGTTCGACAAGCTTTGGGAAGCGGCGCTCATCGAATACGTCGGCAAGGAAGCGACCCCTCCGAAGGACATCGTGGCCTGGACTCTGGATCGTGACCTGATCAACCCCGCCGACCGGGCGCTCGACGTGCGTGTTCTGGTCACGCGCGAACAGTTGTCTTCCCTGGCCCAGTCCCTGGATCAGGTCGTGCAGGCGCTGATGCGCGCCCAAGTCACCCAGGGACAGTTCTTCGAGGCCCTGCAGAGCGTGTCCGGGCAAGCCATGAAGCGCCCCGACGACATCGGCGGTGCGGCCACCCTGGCCGAATCGGGCCTGCTCCCGGCCTTCATCCAGAGCCTGCCCTACAAGAGCGACATCCTGTCCCTGACCGACGACATGTTCGCGAGCATGACGGCGGAGCAGCGCTCGCAATTGGAGTGGAGCGTCTTGGCCAAGCTCGATCAGTACCGCACCATCAACGAGCAGGTCGACGCCTGGTTCCGCTTGAACGACACGGACCCGGACCAGGATCTGGTCTATCCGCTGCATCTCGATTACCTGCCGTAG